From Sporolactobacillus pectinivorans:
ACATCGTTAAAGCCGTTGTGGTCATTCCAGTAATCCCAGTTCACTTTCGGCTCGACAATGACCAGACTCATGATGTCGGCATAATATTTTTCTTCAATCAGCTGACCAGTTGTTGCGTTCTTATTCCGGTCACGCATTTTTACAGCCTCTCGAATACCAGGATGCTGGAAGGTGTATTTTTCGCCTTCAATTTCAATAGTTTTCTTTTCGCCAAACTTGGCCATGGGCTTTTTCTCCTCTTTTGATATGGATTCAATATGACGAAAGACGGCCGCTTGTGGCCGTCTTCTCTGATTTTTATTGATCTGTCTTTTCCGCGTCATTCACATCACGACGCATTGTAGTCAAACACGGTAAAGTCAAATTCACGGTCTTCAACGGCGTTTGAAAACTTGGAATCTGCCGGCTGTTTAATCAGTGCCTGAGTACCACCGAATTTTTCCTTGATATCATTTGCCGAAGTTACCCAGATCGGAAAAGGTGTCTTTGACTTCGCTAGCTGATTCAGGTACGTAACAGACGGCGATGTCTGCATCAGCGTGACTTTGATTGTACCAAGATTATTATTGTTAATGGCTACCCCAACCGATCCCTGAGCAGAGACCTTTGTGGTAAAGCTATCATTATCTTTGCTGCACTGAACCAGAGCGCCGTCTGAAAACCCGACAAGTGCAATGCCATTCACAGATACAGTCACGAGATTTGGATCATAAGTACGTACATCAGTCATGATTTATCATTCCTCCCTTATGCGGCAATTTCGCCGGTAATAGTGGCCGTATGAATTGCCCCGGCCAGATCGAAGCTGAACGATAGGCCATTATAGATTCTGTTGGCTCGGTCAGATATGGATACCTCATCGCGTGTCAGAGCCGTGACAGAAAAGATTGGCTGGTCATCTTTGTCTGCAGCAATAATGCCATTCCTGAATGCGGTCTGAAGAACGTTCGTCACCGCACCTTCCAGCAGTCCAATACCTTGGTTGTCATAAGGCACTTTTGGTGCATTTTGGAGTACCGTCTGCACGTCATTCTCCATGTTGACTTTGATCCAGTCTTTGCTGTGAATGACGTCGATATATTCGCCGGATCCAACGATGCCCTCGCTGGTCTGAGCAACACCGGCTTTTGTGATATAGCAGATCGCACCATCCGTGTGAATTGCTGTGACTTCAGTTACTGTGAAGTCTTGTGGAGTAATGCCGACCAAAGACTTGAACTTCCAGGTAATGCTTCCGACCGGAAGTGATCCACAAGCGCCAACAAGTGCGGCGTCTGGATTTTCATCAGCAGCAGGATGATAAAAGACAATGGTCCGGTCATATGTTTTGAACGCGGCACGATCCGCCTCTGTGTCAACCTTGATGACCAGCATCTTAACACCGAAACCTTCCACGATCTGCGCCACGGCGACTTTATCGGCCTGGACAGCATCTGCTAGAATTAGGAATTCCCAGTCCTTTTCTTTATAAGCGTTGACCGCCTCAACCAACTTATAACCTGGAGTCGTTCCACCGTCAGAAGTCGGATCATAGTTTGCGATATATATCTGATCTGGCCGGTTGCTACCCTGTGAAAAAATAGCTGCAGCTTTTTTATAGGCATTGGTTGTGTCTGCATAATCGAC
This genomic window contains:
- a CDS encoding phage structural protein produces the protein MTDVRTYDPNLVTVSVNGIALVGFSDGALVQCSKDNDSFTTKVSAQGSVGVAINNNNLGTIKVTLMQTSPSVTYLNQLAKSKTPFPIWVTSANDIKEKFGGTQALIKQPADSKFSNAVEDREFDFTVFDYNAS
- a CDS encoding DUF3383 family protein, coding for MPLQDVTVNINLVKPAALIGLGRPLILADKAGDPVYKAYSDLDSVKVDYADTTNAYKKAAAIFSQGSNRPDQIYIANYDPTSDGGTTPGYKLVEAVNAYKEKDWEFLILADAVQADKVAVAQIVEGFGVKMLVIKVDTEADRAAFKTYDRTIVFYHPAADENPDAALVGACGSLPVGSITWKFKSLVGITPQDFTVTEVTAIHTDGAICYITKAGVAQTSEGIVGSGEYIDVIHSKDWIKVNMENDVQTVLQNAPKVPYDNQGIGLLEGAVTNVLQTAFRNGIIAADKDDQPIFSVTALTRDEVSISDRANRIYNGLSFSFDLAGAIHTATITGEIAA